Proteins from a genomic interval of Sulfurospirillum oryzae:
- a CDS encoding glycoside hydrolase family 3 N-terminal domain-containing protein, with translation MLKILLTCLLFSSLLHAKTPPLEDMIAQMIMIGFDGTKEGDKWVDQIAKDIKREKIGGVFLMDKNIQSPTQLKKLNEYLKSGAPKGLPLIVAVEHEGGEKSNFEAKKGFSEIPSAYELFKSKDISETEQLYQKLSQDLAKSGINVNFAPVLDLQPKSDVFESAKLQRSYSSYEEIVTTYAMLFINALHAEGVMPVVKYFPTAGANLWNNFSSEEDVTKTWRFEQLKPYYDLIAFGKMDAVLMSHVMHKEIDPKNPTLFSKLVIQGLLRDKMHFEGVVFADNLRTNSIASSVDFKQRVIRSIDAGADILVFTNYFADNASMPFTINKIITDAIKNGELKEERIALSYERIVNFKQKLSKRGSHVN, from the coding sequence ATGCTAAAAATCCTACTTACTTGCCTACTTTTTTCTTCGCTTTTGCACGCTAAAACACCTCCTTTGGAAGATATGATTGCCCAGATGATTATGATTGGTTTTGATGGAACCAAAGAGGGTGATAAATGGGTTGACCAAATCGCCAAAGACATTAAGCGTGAAAAGATTGGCGGGGTTTTCTTAATGGATAAAAACATTCAAAGCCCGACACAACTTAAAAAACTCAATGAATATCTCAAATCAGGAGCACCTAAAGGACTTCCTTTAATTGTTGCTGTGGAGCATGAGGGTGGAGAGAAGAGTAATTTTGAAGCTAAAAAAGGCTTTAGTGAAATCCCAAGTGCTTATGAGCTCTTCAAAAGTAAAGATATTTCTGAGACGGAACAACTTTACCAAAAGCTAAGTCAGGATCTTGCTAAAAGCGGTATCAATGTCAACTTTGCGCCCGTGCTTGATCTTCAACCCAAAAGCGATGTCTTTGAAAGCGCAAAATTACAACGAAGTTACTCTAGCTATGAAGAGATCGTTACAACGTATGCAATGCTTTTTATTAATGCGCTTCATGCTGAGGGTGTAATGCCCGTTGTCAAATATTTTCCAACAGCAGGTGCTAATCTTTGGAATAACTTTTCCAGTGAAGAAGATGTCACCAAAACATGGCGTTTTGAACAGTTAAAACCTTATTATGATCTCATCGCTTTTGGTAAAATGGATGCTGTGTTGATGTCGCATGTAATGCACAAAGAGATTGACCCAAAAAATCCAACACTCTTTTCAAAATTGGTTATTCAAGGGCTCCTTCGAGATAAAATGCACTTTGAAGGTGTTGTTTTTGCTGATAATTTGCGAACAAATTCCATTGCAAGCAGTGTTGACTTTAAACAACGCGTCATTCGCTCTATTGATGCAGGTGCAGATATATTAGTCTTTACAAACTATTTTGCAGATAACGCCAGTATGCCTTTTACGATTAATAAAATTATTACCGATGCCATTAAAAATGGAGAGTTAAAAGAGGAGCGCATAGCGCTTTCTTATGAGCGTATTGTGAATTTCAAACAAAAATTATCAAAGCGAGGAAGCCATGTTAATTAA
- a CDS encoding amidohydrolase family protein: MLIKNAFVSTTQGLACKDVLIEEGKIVAVSDHLDASTHEVIDASGLYLLPGLIDLNVRFSNSCLNQEHIDKLANSCLKGGVTTAVVMSDFTPRLDSATLLELVKFKIDQAKITLQISAPLADEKEDQLHNIATLLNNGAAAILADSHRNANLLRRGMQYATMKKRPFFVQCYEPNLDDNGLMNDGVIASKLGLSGISKISETAEVAKLSELARFYGATVVLKSLSTKRSLEIAKEHKALQSKLYTEVSIHHLSKNDSSCDGFNTYAKLMPPLREETERQALVGALKEGLIDVLTSSHSPKSILYKDVAFEDAAFGIGSIEEFLTLAYTFLVKNDVIALGELIRICCQNPAEVLGLSHTKGAISVGYDADLVLFDPKESYTVTNKHSLYCGNTLYGKVKKVVVDGKLLLNQ, encoded by the coding sequence ATGTTAATTAAAAATGCTTTTGTATCAACCACGCAAGGTCTTGCGTGTAAAGATGTGCTGATTGAAGAGGGAAAAATCGTTGCAGTTTCAGATCATCTTGATGCATCTACCCATGAAGTCATTGATGCAAGTGGACTTTATCTCCTTCCTGGTCTTATTGATCTTAACGTGCGTTTTTCCAACAGTTGCCTCAATCAAGAGCATATTGATAAGCTTGCCAACAGTTGTTTAAAAGGCGGTGTCACTACGGCGGTGGTTATGTCTGATTTTACGCCTCGACTGGACAGTGCAACGCTGCTTGAGTTGGTTAAATTTAAAATTGATCAAGCCAAAATCACGCTTCAAATCAGTGCTCCACTTGCTGATGAAAAAGAAGATCAGCTTCATAATATCGCTACGCTTTTAAACAATGGTGCAGCGGCAATCTTAGCAGACTCTCATCGTAATGCAAACTTACTTCGTCGAGGCATGCAATACGCTACAATGAAAAAAAGACCTTTCTTTGTGCAATGTTACGAGCCAAATTTGGATGACAATGGTTTGATGAATGATGGTGTTATCGCTTCTAAATTAGGGCTTTCTGGCATTTCAAAAATCTCTGAAACTGCCGAAGTGGCAAAGCTTTCAGAACTCGCACGTTTTTATGGTGCAACCGTCGTGTTAAAATCACTCTCAACCAAGCGTTCATTAGAGATTGCAAAAGAGCATAAAGCACTTCAATCTAAGCTTTACACCGAAGTTTCTATTCATCATCTGAGCAAAAATGATAGCAGTTGCGATGGTTTTAATACCTATGCAAAACTGATGCCACCGCTTCGCGAGGAAACAGAGCGACAAGCTTTAGTTGGAGCACTCAAAGAGGGGTTAATCGATGTTCTGACTTCCTCACATTCACCAAAGTCCATTTTGTATAAAGATGTAGCATTTGAGGATGCGGCATTTGGTATTGGCTCTATTGAAGAGTTTTTAACACTTGCGTATACATTCTTGGTTAAAAATGATGTCATTGCTCTTGGTGAACTGATCCGTATTTGTTGTCAAAACCCAGCTGAAGTATTGGGACTTTCTCATACAAAAGGTGCCATTAGCGTGGGATACGATGCCGATTTAGTTTTATTTGACCCTAAAGAGAGCTATACCGTGACCAACAAACATTCACTTTACTGTGGCAATACTCTTTATGGAAAAGTCAAAAAAGTTGTTGTGGACGGAAAGTTACTGCTAAATCAATAA
- the truA gene encoding tRNA pseudouridine(38-40) synthase TruA, giving the protein MRVKITVSYDGSAFHGFQIQKNETITTQSVAGAITRAFRRVNVDATLVGSGRTDTGVHAMHQVLHVDLPSFWSDLSKLQSHLNGFLKPYIFIQSITHVDSSFHARFDAKKRLYRYVLYDGAYQPFLANYAYHVKPLDVMKLNDYAQVFVGFHNFEYFKKLGGGTTKDERTIFKAGAYRYKNLIIIYFIGDAFLRSQVRMMCGSLLKASEGLLSFNDLIAQRDRQMKVSTSLIPACGLYLSRVFY; this is encoded by the coding sequence ATGCGTGTTAAAATTACTGTAAGTTATGATGGAAGTGCTTTTCATGGCTTCCAAATCCAAAAAAACGAAACAATCACAACACAGAGCGTTGCGGGGGCCATTACAAGAGCTTTTAGGCGTGTGAATGTTGATGCGACACTTGTAGGAAGTGGACGAACAGACACAGGTGTTCATGCAATGCACCAAGTCTTACATGTAGACCTCCCCTCTTTTTGGAGTGATCTTTCAAAACTTCAATCCCATCTGAATGGCTTTTTAAAACCTTACATTTTCATTCAGAGTATTACACACGTTGATTCTTCGTTTCATGCCCGTTTTGATGCAAAAAAAAGACTTTATCGCTATGTCTTATATGATGGTGCGTATCAGCCTTTTTTAGCCAATTATGCCTACCATGTAAAACCACTAGATGTTATGAAATTAAATGATTATGCACAAGTTTTTGTTGGATTTCATAACTTTGAGTATTTTAAAAAACTGGGTGGGGGTACAACGAAAGATGAGCGTACCATCTTTAAAGCAGGGGCGTATCGGTATAAAAATCTTATTATTATCTATTTTATAGGAGATGCCTTTTTGCGATCACAAGTGCGTATGATGTGTGGAAGTTTGCTCAAAGCATCTGAGGGATTGCTCAGTTTTAATGATCTTATCGCACAGCGTGATCGTCAAATGAAAGTGTCCACATCACTTATACCAGCGTGTGGACTTTACCTCTCACGCGTCTTTTATTGA
- a CDS encoding LptF/LptG family permease: MNRVSRYLLQHFSELFSSLFFILFFITSVVFFIKITALTAIIKMNFLELGTLYIYLLPKTLVYTLPITFFIALCITLFNLSKENETIVLFTLGYNPKKIAQLFLSLSSILSFLLILDIFVLIPISKQLNANFLEYKKAEAKFNIKANEFGQKFADWLVYIEHSDDNKLYSGVTLYQVATQKEDEKLIIASNAIIDNEKGVLRLNLEQGKIFEFTKDAIQQVDFERMHINSQPKTAVGAMQSIKEYWDGVFVDSRRAYDLSFFLLIALFPIASTFIALSIGIVTYRYNKGGIYIAMFATISIYLILTTLVSTWQPQIAPLVVFLITFFIAYKIYQKRIRAVF, from the coding sequence ATGAATAGAGTTAGTCGCTATCTTTTACAACATTTTAGTGAGCTCTTTAGCTCGTTATTTTTTATTCTCTTTTTTATCACATCGGTGGTCTTTTTTATCAAAATTACGGCACTTACAGCCATTATCAAGATGAACTTTTTAGAGCTAGGAACACTTTATATCTACCTTTTGCCTAAAACATTGGTCTATACACTTCCTATTACGTTTTTTATTGCGCTTTGTATCACACTTTTTAACCTCTCCAAAGAGAATGAGACTATTGTCCTTTTTACGCTCGGCTACAATCCTAAAAAAATTGCACAACTCTTTTTATCACTCTCCTCCATACTCTCATTTTTACTAATTCTTGATATTTTTGTGCTTATCCCTATTTCAAAACAGCTCAATGCGAACTTTTTAGAGTACAAAAAAGCCGAAGCAAAATTTAATATCAAAGCCAATGAATTTGGTCAAAAATTTGCTGATTGGTTAGTTTATATTGAACACAGCGATGACAACAAACTTTACAGTGGTGTGACGCTCTACCAAGTCGCCACTCAAAAAGAAGATGAAAAGCTTATTATTGCCTCCAATGCAATAATTGACAATGAAAAAGGCGTCCTTAGACTTAACCTTGAACAAGGGAAAATTTTTGAGTTTACAAAAGATGCTATTCAACAAGTCGATTTTGAACGTATGCACATCAACTCACAACCAAAAACCGCTGTTGGAGCCATGCAAAGTATCAAAGAGTATTGGGATGGTGTTTTTGTTGATTCAAGACGCGCATACGATCTTTCATTTTTCTTGCTTATTGCACTTTTCCCTATTGCCTCAACGTTTATTGCACTCAGTATTGGTATTGTGACGTATCGTTATAACAAAGGTGGTATCTATATCGCCATGTTTGCAACGATCTCTATCTATCTTATTCTAACAACTCTCGTTTCAACGTGGCAGCCACAAATCGCACCACTCGTTGTTTTCCTTATAACTTTTTTTATCGCTTATAAAATCTATCAAAAGCGCATTCGTGCTGTTTTTTAA
- a CDS encoding prepilin peptidase — MEGILIVLFGLCIGSFLNVAILRMPKNMSINFPASHCPSCLHPLKWYHNIPLFSWLALRGKCAFCHESISFQYPLVELCSALLYGLCYLRLENVLQALLVGSVLALLLALSIIDLRFKAVPDALSLPALLIAFCVGNPLVALQNGLLFMGAFTLLRFLVSALAKKEVMGEADIIIAGIMGALLGIKLGFVAIYIAAVIALIAFMLLRKRGLELPFIPFLALGLLITWLFDTPILHILELIYE, encoded by the coding sequence ATGGAAGGCATTTTGATCGTACTTTTTGGACTTTGTATTGGATCGTTTTTAAATGTCGCTATTTTGCGCATGCCAAAAAATATGAGCATCAATTTTCCTGCCTCACACTGTCCATCATGCCTTCATCCGCTCAAATGGTACCACAATATCCCGCTCTTTTCATGGCTTGCTCTGCGCGGAAAATGCGCTTTTTGTCATGAAAGCATCTCTTTTCAATATCCTCTCGTAGAACTCTGCTCTGCCCTTTTGTATGGGCTTTGTTATCTACGCCTAGAGAATGTTCTTCAAGCACTTTTAGTCGGCAGTGTTTTAGCCCTTTTATTGGCACTGAGCATCATTGATCTTCGCTTTAAAGCGGTTCCTGATGCTCTCAGCCTGCCAGCACTTCTCATCGCTTTTTGTGTTGGTAATCCTCTGGTAGCACTGCAAAATGGGCTCTTATTTATGGGTGCATTTACCCTTTTACGCTTTCTTGTCTCGGCACTTGCAAAAAAAGAGGTTATGGGAGAAGCGGATATTATCATTGCGGGTATCATGGGAGCCCTGCTTGGCATAAAGCTGGGATTTGTTGCTATTTACATTGCGGCCGTTATTGCGCTAATAGCGTTTATGCTTCTGCGCAAACGTGGCTTGGAACTTCCCTTTATACCTTTTTTAGCCCTTGGTCTTTTAATCACATGGCTTTTTGATACACCCATTTTACATATACTGGAATTAATCTATGAATAG
- the coaBC gene encoding bifunctional phosphopantothenoylcysteine decarboxylase/phosphopantothenate--cysteine ligase CoaBC, which yields MRNNQLLGKKILLGVTGSIAIYKALELIRLFIKAGAEVKVLMSEDAKRFITPLTFEAISQNKVLHVETESWSEGLSHIHTGKWANLFIIAPASVNTINKLAHGIADNLLTQTAIAFTKTIVLAPSANTNMMLNPITQESLTKLISLGYQIIAPQSKLLACNDEGVGALADVEQIFYTCARLLLKESFWVDREVIITGGGTMEKIDDVRCLTNFSSGKQASALALAFYLKGANVTLISSGETPMVNAINTLHVKSTYELQSALLSQMQYVNKNDKTPYLLMAAAVSDFVPIKTHEGKLKKEELGETYSLELKRNIDVLSSLPKKGFKVIGFKAEMDESKALGNAGAMLEKKGLDAVCLNVLKDHNTFGSTKNEISFITTSHVQKFALAGKFEIAEQIVEQCSHL from the coding sequence ATGCGTAACAACCAACTCTTGGGTAAAAAAATCCTTTTAGGCGTAACTGGAAGCATTGCGATCTATAAAGCATTAGAGCTTATTCGCCTTTTTATCAAAGCGGGAGCTGAAGTTAAGGTGCTTATGAGCGAAGATGCCAAGCGTTTTATCACGCCTCTTACCTTTGAAGCGATCAGTCAAAATAAGGTTTTACATGTAGAAACAGAATCGTGGAGTGAAGGGCTTAGTCACATTCACACGGGTAAATGGGCGAACCTTTTCATTATAGCCCCTGCTTCGGTTAATACGATCAATAAACTCGCTCATGGCATTGCAGACAACCTTTTAACACAAACGGCGATCGCATTTACTAAAACTATTGTTCTAGCCCCATCGGCTAATACTAATATGATGCTAAACCCTATCACACAAGAGAGCCTTACCAAACTTATCTCACTTGGTTATCAAATCATCGCCCCGCAATCCAAATTACTTGCGTGTAATGACGAAGGTGTAGGTGCGCTTGCTGATGTTGAGCAAATTTTCTACACATGCGCTAGGCTACTTCTCAAAGAGTCTTTTTGGGTTGATCGAGAAGTCATTATCACGGGTGGTGGCACCATGGAGAAAATTGATGATGTGAGATGCCTCACCAACTTTTCCAGCGGAAAACAAGCCTCAGCCCTTGCTCTTGCATTTTACCTCAAAGGTGCCAATGTCACACTCATCAGCAGTGGTGAAACACCTATGGTTAATGCGATCAATACGTTACATGTAAAAAGCACGTATGAGCTTCAAAGTGCCCTTCTCTCTCAAATGCAATATGTGAATAAAAACGATAAAACCCCTTATCTTCTCATGGCAGCAGCCGTGAGTGATTTTGTACCTATCAAAACGCATGAGGGCAAACTCAAAAAAGAAGAGTTGGGTGAGACCTATAGCTTAGAGCTTAAACGCAATATCGATGTGCTCTCATCCCTTCCTAAAAAAGGCTTCAAAGTCATCGGCTTTAAAGCAGAGATGGATGAAAGCAAAGCGCTTGGTAATGCAGGTGCCATGCTAGAAAAAAAAGGTCTAGATGCGGTATGTCTTAATGTCCTTAAAGATCATAACACTTTTGGAAGCACTAAAAATGAGATCAGTTTTATCACCACTTCGCATGTCCAAAAATTTGCCTTAGCAGGTAAATTTGAGATCGCTGAACAGATTGTGGAGCAGTGTTCACACCTATGA
- the glmU gene encoding bifunctional UDP-N-acetylglucosamine diphosphorylase/glucosamine-1-phosphate N-acetyltransferase GlmU — protein MNISIAIMAAGLGTRMKSTLPKVLHEISGFEMLYHIIKEAQKISDDIHVILYHQADLVQEKMNRHFKNIHYSIQDHQNFPGTGGAIRGVVPKYERLLVLNGDMPLLEAENMQNFTHLEADVVMSAFTCKEPFGYGRVIMDAHYNVEKIVEEKDASVEEKKVTAVNAGVYLFKTDFLKENLPKLSNQNSQKEYYITDLIALANVENKTVKALFVDEATFMGVNSKYHLSQAEELMQDRIKRRFMEQGVSMRLPQTIYIEADVQIKGECKLENGVTLLKGTMLENAHIKAHSVIEKSVIKNSDIGPMARVRPDSIIEDTHIGNFVEIKKSTLKGVKAGHLSYLGDATIDEGTNIGCGTITCNYDGKAKYKTIIGKNVFVGSDTQLVAPVTIADDVLIASGTTVTKDIPKGALAINREPLKIIEGFFYKFFGKKDA, from the coding sequence ATGAATATTTCAATTGCGATTATGGCTGCGGGGCTTGGAACTCGCATGAAGTCCACACTTCCAAAGGTACTTCATGAGATCAGCGGCTTTGAGATGTTATACCACATCATCAAAGAGGCACAAAAGATCAGCGACGACATCCATGTTATTTTATACCACCAAGCAGACCTTGTTCAAGAAAAAATGAACCGTCATTTTAAAAATATCCACTATAGCATACAAGACCATCAAAACTTCCCAGGTACGGGTGGTGCGATCCGTGGTGTTGTACCAAAATATGAGCGTTTGCTGGTACTCAATGGCGATATGCCTTTGCTTGAAGCAGAAAATATGCAAAATTTTACACATTTAGAAGCAGACGTTGTCATGAGTGCGTTTACATGTAAAGAGCCATTTGGCTATGGGCGTGTCATTATGGATGCCCATTATAACGTGGAAAAAATCGTTGAAGAGAAAGATGCGAGTGTTGAAGAGAAAAAAGTAACTGCCGTAAATGCGGGTGTTTACCTCTTTAAGACCGATTTTCTAAAAGAGAATCTTCCTAAACTTTCCAACCAAAACAGTCAAAAAGAGTATTACATCACGGACTTAATTGCTTTAGCCAATGTCGAGAACAAAACAGTAAAAGCCCTTTTTGTGGATGAAGCAACCTTTATGGGTGTCAACTCTAAATATCACCTCTCCCAAGCCGAAGAGTTGATGCAAGATCGCATTAAACGCCGTTTTATGGAACAAGGTGTGAGTATGCGCTTACCTCAAACCATCTACATTGAAGCGGATGTGCAGATAAAAGGTGAATGTAAACTTGAAAATGGTGTCACATTGCTTAAAGGAACGATGCTAGAAAATGCGCATATTAAAGCGCACTCGGTCATTGAAAAAAGTGTCATCAAAAACTCTGACATAGGGCCTATGGCTCGTGTTCGACCAGACTCAATCATCGAAGATACACACATTGGCAATTTTGTCGAGATTAAAAAGTCCACTCTCAAAGGGGTTAAAGCGGGACATCTGAGTTATTTGGGTGACGCTACCATTGATGAGGGAACGAACATCGGCTGTGGGACGATTACATGTAACTACGATGGTAAAGCAAAATACAAAACCATCATCGGCAAAAATGTTTTCGTCGGTAGCGATACTCAACTTGTTGCGCCTGTTACCATTGCGGATGATGTCCTCATTGCTTCAGGTACAACTGTAACCAAAGACATCCCTAAAGGAGCCCTAGCGATCAACCGTGAACCGCTTAAAATCATTGAGGGATTCTTCTATAAATTTTTTGGAAAAAAAGATGCGTAA
- the fliP gene encoding flagellar type III secretion system pore protein FliP (The bacterial flagellar biogenesis protein FliP forms a type III secretion system (T3SS)-type pore required for flagellar assembly.), whose translation MTPMAFGADTIPTVNLSLSAPNSPQQLVTSLNLVLVLTILVLAPSLIFMMTSFLRLLIVFSFLRQALGTQQMPPSQVMVSLAMILTFFIMEPVMKESYEVAIKPYLAEKMSYQDAFEKGSAPFKAFMIRNTREKDLALFFRIRNLENPKNIEDVPLTVAMPAFMISELKTAFEIGFLLYLPFLVIDMVVSSVLMAMGMMMLPPVMISLPFKLLIFVLVDGWNLLVQKLVESFH comes from the coding sequence ATGACACCGATGGCTTTTGGTGCCGATACAATCCCTACGGTCAATCTTTCTCTCAGCGCACCTAACTCACCTCAACAGTTGGTAACCAGCCTTAACCTCGTTCTTGTTTTAACCATTCTGGTCTTAGCGCCTTCACTCATCTTTATGATGACCAGCTTTTTACGTCTTTTGATCGTCTTCTCTTTTTTGCGTCAAGCTCTTGGAACACAGCAAATGCCGCCATCTCAAGTGATGGTCTCTTTGGCGATGATTTTGACGTTTTTTATTATGGAACCGGTGATGAAAGAGTCGTATGAGGTCGCCATAAAGCCTTATTTGGCAGAAAAGATGAGTTACCAAGATGCATTTGAGAAAGGCTCTGCCCCTTTTAAAGCGTTTATGATTCGCAATACGCGTGAAAAAGACTTAGCGCTTTTCTTTCGTATTCGTAACCTTGAAAACCCTAAAAACATTGAAGATGTACCTTTGACCGTGGCAATGCCAGCATTTATGATCAGTGAGCTAAAGACTGCTTTTGAGATCGGCTTTTTGCTTTACTTGCCATTTCTTGTTATCGACATGGTGGTCAGTTCCGTTTTGATGGCAATGGGTATGATGATGCTCCCTCCTGTTATGATCTCACTTCCTTTTAAACTCTTGATTTTTGTTCTTGTTGATGGATGGAATCTTTTGGTGCAAAAACTCGTGGAGAGTTTCCATTAA
- a CDS encoding D-hexose-6-phosphate mutarotase: protein MDGIFWCKNSWRVSINAHSIKNTPIGFELHHPLFDATILRQGAQLIHFQPKGGEPLFWSAELSTFEKGKAFRGGIPLCWPWFGKAGSPAHGFARILEWDLIKHEESEEGVQLIFELHDSATTRALWSYAFTTRLEMNLGRDVELSLHVNAEKESTAALHSYFICKHINDVKVIGLGRTYNDSLQNGASCKSGDEFLHVNQTIDRIYTHPEPETLLQENDRTISIFHENHSDVVVWNPWLEGSSKLADMKEDDYTQMLCIESARITEPLKCQDRLHVKIKTLLLL from the coding sequence ATGGATGGAATCTTTTGGTGCAAAAACTCGTGGAGAGTTTCCATTAACGCTCACTCTATTAAAAATACTCCAATAGGTTTTGAACTTCACCATCCGCTTTTTGATGCAACCATTTTAAGACAAGGTGCGCAACTGATTCATTTTCAGCCTAAAGGTGGCGAGCCACTTTTTTGGAGTGCGGAGCTTTCAACGTTTGAAAAAGGCAAAGCATTTCGAGGTGGCATTCCTCTGTGTTGGCCGTGGTTTGGAAAAGCGGGCAGCCCCGCTCATGGATTTGCTCGTATTTTAGAGTGGGATTTGATCAAACATGAAGAAAGCGAAGAGGGTGTGCAACTCATCTTTGAACTGCATGACTCCGCAACGACACGTGCTCTGTGGTCTTATGCGTTTACCACACGACTCGAAATGAACTTGGGGCGCGATGTTGAACTCTCTTTACATGTAAACGCAGAAAAAGAGAGCACCGCTGCACTTCACTCCTACTTTATATGTAAGCATATTAACGATGTGAAAGTGATAGGGCTTGGTCGCACTTATAACGACTCATTACAAAATGGAGCGTCGTGTAAAAGTGGAGATGAATTTTTACATGTTAATCAAACCATTGATCGTATTTACACACATCCAGAGCCAGAAACTCTGCTTCAAGAGAATGATCGTACCATAAGCATTTTTCACGAAAATCATAGCGATGTTGTTGTGTGGAATCCATGGCTTGAGGGTAGTTCAAAACTAGCTGATATGAAAGAGGATGACTATACACAAATGCTTTGCATTGAAAGTGCGAGAATCACAGAGCCTTTGAAGTGCCAAGATCGTTTACATGTAAAGATCAAAACCCTTTTGCTGCTTTAA